The following DNA comes from Streptomyces sp. NBC_00273.
AAAGGATCTTGTCTGCATCTGCCGGTGAGATCGTCACCGGGAGATTGTGGCGGCCCGGCCGGACCGCCACAATCCCCTTTCGGTCAGAGGCTTGCGGCCAGTTCCGTGCCCTGTCGGATGGCCCGCTTGGCGTCGAGCTCGGCCGCCACGTCGGCGCCGCCGATCAGGTGGGCCGGGATGCCCGCCGCGCGCAGGGCCTCGTACAGGTCGCGGCGCGGCTCCTGGCCCGTGCACAGGACCACCGTGTCGGCGGGCACGAGGTGCTGTTCGCCGCCGACGGTGATGTGCAGGCCCTGGTCGTCGATGCGGTCGTACGTGGCTCCCGCGACCGAGACGACGCCCCGGTGCTTGAGCTCTGCGCGGTGGATCCACCCGGTGGTGGTACCCAGACCCGCGCCGACCTTGGTGGCCTTGCGCTGGAGGAGGTGGACCTGACGCGGCGTCGCGGGGCGCTCGGGGGCGGTGAGCCCGCCGGGCCCGGCGTACGTGGTGTCCACGCCCCAGTGGCGGAAGTAGACCTCGGGGTCCTGGGCGGCGCCCTCACCGCTGTCGGTGAGGAACTCGGCGACGTCGAAGCCGATGCCGCCGGCCCCGACGACCGCGACGCGGTCGCCGACGGGGGCTCCGTCGCGCAGCACGTCGAGGTAGCTGACGACGTTGGCGTGGTCGACGCCCTCGATGTCGGGGGTGCGCGGGGTGACGCCGGTGGCGACGACGACCTCGTCGTAGCCCTGGAGGGTCTCCACGTCGGCGCGGGTGTTCAGGCGGACCTCGACGCCGGACTCCACGAGCTGGGTGCCGAAGTAGCGGATGGTCTCCTCGAACTCCTCCTTGCCGGGGATGCGGCGGGCGACGTCGAGCTGGCCGCCGATGTGGCCGGAGGCCTCGAAGAGGGTGACGGCGTGGCCGCGGCCGGCGGCGGAGACCGAGCAGGCGAGGCCGGCGGGACCGGCGCCGACGACGGCGACGCGCTTCTTGGTCCGGGTCGGGGACAGCACGAGCTCGGTCTCGTGGCAGGCGCGCGGGTTGACCAGACAGCTGGTGATCTTGCCGCTGAAGGTGTGGTCGAGGCAGGCCTGGTTGCAGCCGATGCAGGTGTTGATGGTCTCGGAGCGGCCGGCCGCGGCCTTGGCGACGAAGTCGGCGTCGGCCAGGAAGGGGCGGGCCAGGGAGACCAGGTCGGCGCGGCCGTCGGCGAGCAGCTCCTCGGCGATCTCCGGGGTGTTGATGCGGTTGCTGGTGACGAGGGGGACGCTCACCGCGCCCATCAGCCGCTTGGTGACCCAGGTGTAGGCGCCGCGCGGGACGGAGGTGGCGATGGTGGGGATGCGGGCCTCGTGCCAGCCGATGCCGGTGTTGATGATGGTGGCGCCGGCCGCCTCGATCTCCTTGGCGAGGTGGACGACCTCGTCGAGGGTGGAGCCGCCGGGGATCAGGTCGAGCATGGAGAGGCGGTAGATGAGGATGAAGTCCTCGCCGACGGCCGCGCGGGTGCGCCGGACGATCTCCAGCGGGAAGCGGACGCGGTTCTCGTACGCGCCGCCCCAGCGGTCGGTGCGCTTGTTGGTGGCGGCGGCGATGAACTCGTTGACCAGGTAGCCCTCGGAGCCCATGATCTCGACGCCGTCGTAGCCCGCGAGCTTGGCGAGGCGGGCGGCGCGGACGAAGTCCTCGACGGTGCGCTCGACCTCGACGTCGGTGAGTTCGTTCGGGACGAAGGGGCTGATCGGGGCCTGGATGGCGCTGGGGGCGACCAGGTCCTTGTGGTAGGCGTAGCGGCCGAAGTGGAGGATCTGCATCGCGATCTTCCCGCCCTCGGCGTGCACGGCCTCGGTGATCACCCGGTGCTCGGCGGCCTCGTCCTCGGTGGTGAGGCGCGAACCTCCCTCGAAGGGGCGGCCGGCGTCGTTCGGCGAGATGCCGCCGGTGACGATCAGACCGGCGCCACCGCGGGCGCGTTCGGCGTAGAAGGCGGCGAGCCGCTCGAAGCCGCCCTGGTGCTCTTCGAGGCCGGTGTGCATCGACCCCATGATCACGCGGTTCGGCAGGGTGGTGAAACCGAGGTCCAGGGGGCTCAGCAGGTGCGGGTACCGGCTCTGGGAACTCATGGGGGGCGCCTCCTCGCGCGGGGGGTGATGAACCTGTTCTAGCGAGGCGAGGCGGGTTTTGCAACTAAGTGCATAAGCGGATGCCCGCGCCGCGCCCCGCCATCCCAGGGCCCACCGGGCCGGCCCTCCCGTACCTGTGGCGGAGTTCACGCCACCGGGCGCGGCCCGGCCGCGCCCGGTGGACGGCACGGGTCGGTAGCGTCGACCGGATGATCGAAAACCGCTCCTTGATCGTGAACGACCTCCCCCTGGAGTACGAGGTGTCGGGCCCCGAGGACGGCGACCCCGTGGTGCTGCTGCCCGCGCAGGGCGACTGGGCCCCGCTGCGCGACGCGCTCGCGCACGAGCGTCGCGTGTACGTCCCGGACATGAGCAGCCACGGCGGGGAGAGGACGGCGCACCCGTCCTCGGAGCGGATGTGCGACGAGCTGCTCGCCTTCCTGGACGCCCTCGGCCTCGAGCGGGTGGACCTCGCCGGCCGCGCGACGGGCGGGGAGGCGGCCTACTTCGTCGCACAGGCCCAGCCCTGGCGGGTGGCCCGGCTGGTCCTGGAGGAGGTCTCGGTCATCCCCCGCCGCAGCCGGCAGATACGGCCCGAAACCGTGGACGTGGACTGCTTCCTGGCCCCGGAGGAGCGGCTGCGGCCCACGCCCGACGAGTGGGACGCGTTCCGTCGGATCACCGCACCGACCCTGGTACTGGCCGGCGGCCCCGCGAGCCACGTCCTGCAGGAACGCCTCGCGGCACTGGCCGGCCGGATACCCGACGCACGGCTGACCACGATCCCCGTGGGGCACCTCGTCCACGCCGCCGCGCCGCAGGAGTTCGTACGGGCGGTCGTGGAGTTCCTCGACGGGCTGCCCGACGGCGAATCGGCCGAACTCTGGCTGGCCGAACGCGGCGTGGTCCGGACCAGCGGGGGCTCCTGGACGGACGGGGAGTCCGAAGAGGGCCGGCTCACCTCGAGCGAGGTCGCCCACGAGTGGGCCGCGGCGGCCGTCGGGGACGACTCCCTCGGCACGGAGCGCCGGCTGCGGCTCGGCTTCGGCCTCGTGGACCTCCTCGACGAGTACTGGGTGACCGTCGAGATCGGCTTCGCCGTCCGGGGCGCCTCGGATCCGGACACGGCCTGCGCGCTCTGGAACGGCTACCGCACCCGGCTGGCTGCCCCCGCTGACTGCGAAGCGATCGTCTACTCCCTCTGGGTCGACTGGTTCGAGGACCGCGACACCGCGGAGACGGCCTTCACCGAGGTCCTCGGCAGGGACGTCACGCAGCTGTGGCCGGACGCCCCGGAGCCCCTGCTGCGCCGCGCCCGGCGCGTGCTGGAAGCCTCCGGACCGGTGCCCTGGCAGGTCAAGGCGCCGGTCTACCGGGCCGCGACCCGGGTGCCGGCCCTGCACGAGGCGGTCTTCCGGGGCATCCTGCACAGCCACCACGACGTGTACGGCGACCTCGATCCCGTCCGGGCACTCGCCGCCCTCGATCTGCTGGACCTCCCGGAGGACACCGAGCACCTGGCCGAGCTGCGGAGCGCGCTGGAGAGCGGTCCCCGACCCTAACGGCCGGGCCGGGGACCACTGCCGCGGTGGTCAGGCGCGGTGCAGGCGGACCGTGACGATCTGGAACGGGCGCAGGGTGAGCGGGACCCGGGCCTCCGGGGTGGGGACGCCCACCGCCGAGCCCGCGAGCGGACGTTCGAGCAGGTCGCTCTCCACCGCGTCCGTGATCGGGAAGCCCGCCGTGAGGGTGGCCCGGGCGCGGCCGCCGCGGGACTCGTAGAGGCGGACGATCACATCACCGCTGCGGTCCTCGGCCAGCTTGACCGCCTCGACCACCACCGCGTCCTCGTCGACGGCGACCAGCGGGGCGACCGGGCCCGCGCCGCAGACCACCCGCTCGGGCAGGTTCAGCGCGTGGCCCTCGCGGACCGCGTCCCCGATCCCGGCGCCGGGCGCGAGCGAGAAGCCCAGCGTGTGGGAGCCCTGGTCGGTCTCCGGGTCGGGGTAGCGGGGGGCGCGCAGCAGGGAGAGCCGGACCGTGGTGGTCTGGCCGCCGTCGGCCCGTACGTCCCGGGTCACGTCGTGCCCGTACGTGGAGTCGTTGAGCAGCGCCACCCCCCAGCCGGGCTCCTCCGCGTGGATCCAACGGTGGGCGCAGATCTCGAACTTGGCTGCTTCCCAGGACGTGTTGGTGTGGGTGGCCCGGTACACGTGCCCGAACTGGGTCTCGGACGCGGTCCGTTCGGCCTTCACGTCCAGCGGGAAGGCGGCCTTGAGGAACTTCTCCGTCTCGTGCCAGTCCACCTCCGTCACGAGGTCGACCGTCTTGGCCCCGGCCCGCAGGGTGATCTGCTGGACCGCCCCCGACCGGCCGAAGGAGCGGGTCACTCGTACGGTCGCCGCCCGCGGACCGCTCCCGGTGACCTCCAGCCGGTCCAACTCCACCAGGTCGGTGACCCGGTTGCGGTAGAACGCGTCGATGTCCCAGGCGTCCCACATGTTCGGGAAGTCGGGGTGGATCTGGAGCAGGTTCGCCGCGGCGCCCGGGGCGACCGCCTCGCGGCGCGCCTCGAGGTCGTAGACGGAGACGATCAGGCCGCGGCGGTCGATCTCCACCAGCAGCCGGCCGTTGGCCAGGATGTGCCCGCCGCCGTGCCGCTCCTCCACCGTGACCGGCTCCCCCGCCGCGGCCGGGCGGCCGGCCCCGCCGGCCGGAACGCCGCGGCGGGCGTGCGGGGCGCAGTTGAAGACGAGCTCCTCGGCTCCCTGACCCGCCAGCGCCTGCTGCGCGGCGAGGGTGATGCCCTGGAGCTCCTCGCGCACCGCCGCGTACGTCTCGCGCGCCTCGCGGTGCACCCAGGCGATGGACGATCCCGGCAGGATGTCGTGGAACTGGTGGAGCAGCACCGTCTTCCAGATCCGCTCCAGGTCCCCGTACGGGTACGCGTACCCCGCGACCCGCACCGCGGCCGTCGCCGCCCACAGCTCGGCCTCGCGCAACAGGGACTCGCTGCGCCTATTGCCCTGCTTGGTCTTGGCCTGGGAGGTGTAGGTGCCGCGGTGCAGCTCCAGGTAGAGCTCGCCGGCCCAGACGGGCGCGTCCTCGTACTCGGCGCGGGCCCTCTCGAAGAAGGCGTCCGGGCGCTCGATCCGGACCCTCGGGGAGCCTTCGAGGTCCCGTTGGCGGCGGGCGCGGGCGAGGTGTTCGCGGGTGGGGCCGCCACCGCCGTCGCCCCAGCCGAAGGGGACGAGCGAGCGCGAACCATGGCCCTTCTCGCGGTAGTTGCGGGCGGCGTGGGCCAACTGGGCGCCGCCGAGGTCGCAGTTGTAGGTGTCGACGGGCGGGAAGTGGGTGAAGACGCGGGTGCCGTCGATGCCCTCCCACCAGAAGGTGTGGTGCGGGAACCGGTTGACCTGGGACCAGGAGATCTTCTGGGTCAGGAACCACTGGGAGCCGGAGAGCCTCACGATCTGCGGCATCGCGGCGGTGTAGCCGAAGGAGTCGGGGAGCCAGACGTTCTGCGTCTCGATGCCGAACTCGTCGAGGAAGAACTTCTTGCCGTAGAGGAACTGGCGGGCCATGGCCTCGCCGCCGACCATGTTGGTGTCGGACTCCACCCACATGCCGCCGACCGGCACGAACTGCCCGTCCGCGATCTTCTTCTTGACCCGCTCGAAGAGCTCGGGCCGGTACGTCTTGATCCAGTCGAGCTGCTGCGCCTGCGACATCGCGAAGACGAACTCGGGGTGCTGGTCCATCAGGTTGACCATGTTGGAGGCCGTGCGCGCGACCTTGCGGACGGTCTCGCGCAGCGGCCACAGCCATGCGGAGTCGATGTGGGCGTGGCCGACCGCGCTGATCCGGTGCGCGGAGGCGTTGGCCGGGGCGGCGAGCACCCTGGCGAGGCATCCGCGGGCGGCGGCCGCCGTGCCGGGCACGTCGCCGAGGTCGAGGGCGTCCAGCGCCGCGCCGAGGGCCCGCAGGATCTCGTGCCGGCGGGCGTCCGCGGTGTCGAGCTGCGTCATCAGGTCGTAGAGCACCTCCAGGTCCTGGACCAGTTCCCAGACCTCCGTCTCGAAGACGGTGAGCTCCATCCGGGCGAGCCGGTACAGCGGCTGGTCGCCGCTGGTCGGCAGGTCCCCCTCGTACGTGG
Coding sequences within:
- a CDS encoding NADPH-dependent 2,4-dienoyl-CoA reductase — its product is MSSQSRYPHLLSPLDLGFTTLPNRVIMGSMHTGLEEHQGGFERLAAFYAERARGGAGLIVTGGISPNDAGRPFEGGSRLTTEDEAAEHRVITEAVHAEGGKIAMQILHFGRYAYHKDLVAPSAIQAPISPFVPNELTDVEVERTVEDFVRAARLAKLAGYDGVEIMGSEGYLVNEFIAAATNKRTDRWGGAYENRVRFPLEIVRRTRAAVGEDFILIYRLSMLDLIPGGSTLDEVVHLAKEIEAAGATIINTGIGWHEARIPTIATSVPRGAYTWVTKRLMGAVSVPLVTSNRINTPEIAEELLADGRADLVSLARPFLADADFVAKAAAGRSETINTCIGCNQACLDHTFSGKITSCLVNPRACHETELVLSPTRTKKRVAVVGAGPAGLACSVSAAGRGHAVTLFEASGHIGGQLDVARRIPGKEEFEETIRYFGTQLVESGVEVRLNTRADVETLQGYDEVVVATGVTPRTPDIEGVDHANVVSYLDVLRDGAPVGDRVAVVGAGGIGFDVAEFLTDSGEGAAQDPEVYFRHWGVDTTYAGPGGLTAPERPATPRQVHLLQRKATKVGAGLGTTTGWIHRAELKHRGVVSVAGATYDRIDDQGLHITVGGEQHLVPADTVVLCTGQEPRRDLYEALRAAGIPAHLIGGADVAAELDAKRAIRQGTELAASL
- a CDS encoding alpha/beta fold hydrolase encodes the protein MIENRSLIVNDLPLEYEVSGPEDGDPVVLLPAQGDWAPLRDALAHERRVYVPDMSSHGGERTAHPSSERMCDELLAFLDALGLERVDLAGRATGGEAAYFVAQAQPWRVARLVLEEVSVIPRRSRQIRPETVDVDCFLAPEERLRPTPDEWDAFRRITAPTLVLAGGPASHVLQERLAALAGRIPDARLTTIPVGHLVHAAAPQEFVRAVVEFLDGLPDGESAELWLAERGVVRTSGGSWTDGESEEGRLTSSEVAHEWAAAAVGDDSLGTERRLRLGFGLVDLLDEYWVTVEIGFAVRGASDPDTACALWNGYRTRLAAPADCEAIVYSLWVDWFEDRDTAETAFTEVLGRDVTQLWPDAPEPLLRRARRVLEASGPVPWQVKAPVYRAATRVPALHEAVFRGILHSHHDVYGDLDPVRALAALDLLDLPEDTEHLAELRSALESGPRP
- a CDS encoding alpha-mannosidase, with protein sequence MHDDRSITEHRLRRVLKERVKPAVRSRAVPLTVERWEAPGEPVPVAEGLAAHYEPCAIGDPWGPAWGTTWFKVTGTVPADWAGRTVEAVLDLGFDRMMPGFQCEGLVHRADGGEVKALNPYNDWVRVADRAEGGEHVEWYVEAASNPVLVDHAATYEGDLPTSGDQPLYRLARMELTVFETEVWELVQDLEVLYDLMTQLDTADARRHEILRALGAALDALDLGDVPGTAAAARGCLARVLAAPANASAHRISAVGHAHIDSAWLWPLRETVRKVARTASNMVNLMDQHPEFVFAMSQAQQLDWIKTYRPELFERVKKKIADGQFVPVGGMWVESDTNMVGGEAMARQFLYGKKFFLDEFGIETQNVWLPDSFGYTAAMPQIVRLSGSQWFLTQKISWSQVNRFPHHTFWWEGIDGTRVFTHFPPVDTYNCDLGGAQLAHAARNYREKGHGSRSLVPFGWGDGGGGPTREHLARARRQRDLEGSPRVRIERPDAFFERARAEYEDAPVWAGELYLELHRGTYTSQAKTKQGNRRSESLLREAELWAATAAVRVAGYAYPYGDLERIWKTVLLHQFHDILPGSSIAWVHREARETYAAVREELQGITLAAQQALAGQGAEELVFNCAPHARRGVPAGGAGRPAAAGEPVTVEERHGGGHILANGRLLVEIDRRGLIVSVYDLEARREAVAPGAAANLLQIHPDFPNMWDAWDIDAFYRNRVTDLVELDRLEVTGSGPRAATVRVTRSFGRSGAVQQITLRAGAKTVDLVTEVDWHETEKFLKAAFPLDVKAERTASETQFGHVYRATHTNTSWEAAKFEICAHRWIHAEEPGWGVALLNDSTYGHDVTRDVRADGGQTTTVRLSLLRAPRYPDPETDQGSHTLGFSLAPGAGIGDAVREGHALNLPERVVCGAGPVAPLVAVDEDAVVVEAVKLAEDRSGDVIVRLYESRGGRARATLTAGFPITDAVESDLLERPLAGSAVGVPTPEARVPLTLRPFQIVTVRLHRA